In Corallococcus macrosporus, the following are encoded in one genomic region:
- a CDS encoding circularly permuted type 2 ATP-grasp protein: protein MRQLQVRGLFDGYAIQPGTWDELLGTGDAPREDVLRLLERLGARSPAEFSRMQALAERALMNQGVTFSVYADQRGTERIFPFCLIPRVVTASDWAQVERGLEQRVRALGLFLDDVYGEQRIFEGRPELRDMVLGTPQYLPKLRGVRPAGGVRIHIAGIDLIRDGQGTFRVLEDNLRTPSGVSYVMEGRVLSKRVLPEVLERTRVRRVDHYPAKLAETLRASSPVDPDRSTAVVLTPGPYNSAYFEHSFLARTMGVELVHGADLFVEDDRVWLRTTRGPKRVHVIYRRIDDAFIDPEAFRPDSMLGVPGLMRAWAAGNVALANAPGNGVADDKAVYAFVPEIIRYYLGEPALLAQVPTYVCAREDDRRYVLEHLEELVVKAVDEAGGYGMLMGPQSTKEEREDFRQRILAQPRRYIAQPRVELSTCPTWDAASGTVVARRVDLRPYILTSPQGPWVLPGGLSRVALRAGSYVVNSSQGGGSKDTWVQKEGA from the coding sequence ATGAGACAGCTTCAGGTCCGAGGACTGTTTGACGGGTATGCCATCCAGCCGGGCACCTGGGACGAGCTGCTGGGCACGGGCGACGCTCCCCGGGAGGACGTGCTGCGGTTGCTGGAGCGGCTGGGCGCGCGCTCGCCGGCGGAGTTCTCCCGGATGCAGGCGCTGGCGGAGCGGGCGCTGATGAACCAGGGCGTGACGTTCTCCGTGTACGCGGATCAGCGGGGCACGGAGCGCATCTTCCCCTTCTGCCTCATCCCCCGGGTGGTGACGGCGTCGGACTGGGCGCAGGTGGAGCGCGGGCTGGAGCAGCGCGTGCGTGCGCTGGGCCTGTTCCTGGATGACGTCTACGGCGAGCAGCGCATCTTCGAGGGGCGCCCGGAGCTGCGCGACATGGTGCTGGGCACGCCCCAGTACCTGCCGAAGCTGCGCGGGGTGAGGCCCGCGGGCGGCGTGCGCATCCACATCGCGGGCATCGACCTCATCCGCGACGGGCAGGGCACCTTCCGCGTGCTGGAGGACAACCTGCGCACGCCGTCCGGTGTGTCCTACGTGATGGAGGGGCGGGTGCTCTCCAAGCGCGTGCTGCCGGAGGTGCTGGAGCGCACGCGGGTGCGGCGCGTGGACCACTATCCGGCGAAGCTGGCGGAGACGCTGCGCGCGTCGTCGCCGGTGGACCCGGACCGCTCCACCGCGGTGGTGCTGACGCCGGGCCCGTACAACTCCGCCTACTTCGAGCACAGCTTCCTCGCGCGCACCATGGGCGTGGAGCTGGTGCACGGCGCGGACCTCTTCGTGGAGGACGACCGCGTGTGGCTGCGCACCACGCGCGGGCCCAAGCGCGTGCACGTCATCTACCGCCGCATCGACGACGCCTTCATCGACCCGGAGGCCTTCCGCCCGGACAGCATGCTGGGCGTGCCCGGCCTGATGCGCGCGTGGGCCGCGGGCAACGTGGCGCTCGCCAACGCGCCGGGCAACGGCGTGGCGGACGACAAGGCGGTGTACGCGTTCGTGCCGGAGATCATCCGCTACTACCTCGGTGAGCCCGCGCTGCTCGCGCAGGTGCCCACGTACGTATGCGCGCGCGAGGACGACCGCCGCTACGTGCTGGAGCACCTGGAGGAGCTGGTGGTGAAGGCGGTGGATGAAGCGGGCGGCTACGGCATGTTGATGGGGCCGCAGTCCACGAAGGAGGAGCGCGAGGACTTCCGCCAGCGCATCCTCGCCCAGCCGCGCCGCTACATCGCGCAGCCGCGCGTGGAGCTGTCCACGTGCCCCACCTGGGACGCGGCCAGCGGCACGGTGGTGGCCCGCCGCGTGGACCTGCGGCCGTACATCCTCACGTCACCTCAAGGACCGTGGGTGCTGCCGGGAGGCCTGTCGCGCGTGGCGCTGCGCGCGGGCTCCTACGTGGTGAACTCCAGCCAGGGCGGCGGCTCCAAGGACACCTGGGTGCAGAAGGAGGGCGCATGA
- a CDS encoding alpha-E domain-containing protein has translation MIARIAEHCFWLGRYLERLESVARVLQMTDQLALDADVPADQCWVPALAIFGERETFARKHGARAEADGEKVQGFLTWEDDNFSSLVATVVMARDNARTIREVVSRECWEVTNELYHFLTGEAGRAEYAASRFGFYQHIRRMVQLCLGFLDSTMLHDTPQEFIWLGVMLERAGQTSRLVDVHHHVFSQMRHTHRVVETALWLSLLRACSGFEPFMKSHQGRVTGDAVAAFLLFEPRFPRSVRHCLESAWRYLGHLCPVVGRGQPGEECLELLVPLVEQLKPETLAQEGASVHALLTRMVEGTDALCTEISRAFFGKAPVHVQVGTQEMAG, from the coding sequence ATGATCGCCCGCATCGCGGAGCACTGCTTCTGGCTGGGGCGCTACCTGGAGCGGCTGGAGAGCGTCGCGCGGGTGCTGCAGATGACGGATCAACTGGCGCTGGACGCGGACGTGCCCGCGGACCAGTGCTGGGTGCCGGCGCTGGCCATCTTCGGGGAGCGGGAGACGTTCGCGCGCAAGCACGGCGCCCGGGCGGAGGCGGACGGTGAGAAGGTGCAGGGCTTCCTCACCTGGGAGGACGACAACTTCTCCAGTCTGGTGGCCACGGTGGTGATGGCGCGGGACAACGCGCGCACCATCCGCGAGGTGGTCAGCCGCGAGTGCTGGGAGGTGACGAACGAGCTGTACCATTTCCTCACCGGCGAGGCGGGCCGGGCGGAGTACGCCGCGTCTCGCTTCGGCTTCTACCAGCACATCCGGCGCATGGTGCAGCTGTGCCTGGGCTTCCTGGACAGCACCATGCTGCACGACACGCCCCAGGAGTTCATCTGGCTGGGCGTGATGCTGGAGCGCGCGGGGCAGACGTCGCGGCTGGTGGACGTGCACCACCACGTCTTCAGCCAGATGCGGCACACGCACCGGGTGGTGGAGACGGCGCTGTGGCTGTCGCTCTTGCGCGCGTGCTCCGGCTTCGAGCCCTTCATGAAGAGCCACCAGGGCCGGGTGACGGGCGACGCGGTGGCGGCGTTCCTCTTGTTCGAGCCGCGCTTCCCGCGCTCGGTGCGCCACTGCCTGGAGTCCGCCTGGCGCTACCTGGGGCACCTGTGCCCGGTGGTGGGCCGGGGGCAGCCGGGGGAGGAGTGCCTGGAGCTGCTGGTGCCCCTGGTGGAGCAGCTGAAGCCGGAGACGCTGGCGCAGGAGGGCGCGTCGGTGCACGCGCTGCTCACGCGCATGGTGGAGGGCACGGACGCGCTATGCACGGAGATCTCCCGCGCTTTTTTCGGCAAGGCACCGGTGCACGTGCAGGTGGGCACCCAGGAGATGGCCGGATAG
- a CDS encoding class II glutamine amidotransferase, with amino-acid sequence MLNLLALSFEGELAPGLDLRCLAPGAKPPDGWGVGYYPGGEFAATVLKEAAPQLHSRRSELVSTWDPLESSLLLLHLRTATWGPLTEANTQPFVRSAWGRDWLLAHSGSLEQRLTIAPGARFEPVGSTDSETLFCRFLDWMQEQGWRSLGDVDAPRLRAWLDEMNRLGPLTLVVSDGRDLCVYADRTGATQAWLWQVSPPYERLVLGDDDVELDLTRRGAKSRKGVIVATQPLESRTEVAANWTQLSPGALVLVRQGAIRVEVLPPEAHGQGTVAPAMAAEFEARSRLRRPPEMPVQVMDVVHRTVYRYDKPVERSSHLLRLTPLHDRLQSLLSHDVRLSVGVVRSDYEDVFGNRVRRAVVDTPYTELVMEARSRVELRDTDPLGYRPLHVRSVLPLVWMPWQANMLQPYLLPPELPDTQLEELLEYAMSFARRNDFDLLDTLLDINYSIYKEYQYAQGTTTLSTTAFSVYSARRGVCQDFANVFICLARLLGVPARYVCGYLYTGPKHANAVMAEASHAWVQVYLPEVGWKGFDPTNGILTQTHHVRVAVGRQYSDATPTTGTIYLGGGGEKLEVLVRCEPVSPEGQ; translated from the coding sequence ATGTTGAACCTGCTCGCGCTGTCCTTCGAGGGAGAGCTCGCCCCTGGCTTGGACCTGCGCTGCCTCGCCCCTGGCGCCAAACCGCCGGACGGCTGGGGCGTGGGCTACTACCCGGGCGGCGAGTTCGCGGCCACGGTGCTCAAGGAAGCCGCGCCCCAGCTCCACAGCCGCCGCAGCGAGCTGGTGAGCACATGGGATCCGCTGGAGTCCTCGCTGCTCCTGTTGCACCTGCGCACGGCGACGTGGGGCCCCCTCACGGAGGCCAACACGCAGCCCTTCGTCCGCAGCGCCTGGGGCCGGGACTGGCTGCTCGCGCACAGCGGCAGCCTGGAGCAGCGGCTGACCATCGCGCCGGGCGCACGCTTCGAACCGGTGGGCTCCACGGACTCGGAGACGCTGTTCTGCCGCTTCCTGGACTGGATGCAGGAGCAGGGCTGGCGCAGCCTGGGGGACGTGGACGCGCCCCGGCTGCGCGCGTGGCTGGACGAGATGAACCGGCTGGGGCCGCTGACGCTGGTCGTCTCGGACGGCAGGGATTTGTGCGTCTACGCGGACCGCACGGGCGCGACGCAGGCGTGGCTGTGGCAGGTGTCGCCGCCGTACGAGCGGCTGGTGCTGGGCGACGACGACGTGGAACTGGACCTCACGCGCCGGGGCGCCAAGAGCCGCAAGGGCGTCATCGTGGCCACGCAGCCGCTGGAGTCGCGCACGGAGGTGGCGGCCAACTGGACGCAGCTGTCGCCGGGCGCGCTGGTGCTGGTGCGCCAGGGGGCCATCCGCGTGGAGGTGCTGCCCCCGGAAGCGCACGGGCAGGGGACGGTGGCGCCCGCGATGGCGGCCGAGTTCGAGGCGCGAAGCCGCCTGCGCCGCCCGCCGGAGATGCCGGTCCAGGTGATGGACGTGGTGCACCGCACCGTCTACCGCTACGACAAGCCGGTGGAGCGCAGCTCGCACCTGCTCCGGCTGACGCCGCTGCATGACCGGCTCCAGTCGCTGCTGTCGCACGACGTGAGGCTATCCGTTGGGGTGGTGCGCTCGGACTACGAGGACGTCTTCGGCAACCGGGTGCGCCGGGCGGTGGTGGACACGCCCTACACGGAGCTGGTGATGGAGGCGCGCTCGCGCGTGGAGCTGCGCGATACGGATCCGTTGGGCTACCGGCCGCTGCACGTGCGCTCGGTGCTGCCGCTGGTGTGGATGCCGTGGCAGGCGAACATGCTTCAGCCGTACCTGCTGCCGCCGGAATTGCCAGACACGCAGCTGGAGGAGTTGCTCGAGTACGCGATGAGCTTCGCGCGCCGCAACGACTTCGACCTCTTGGACACGCTGCTGGACATCAACTACTCCATCTACAAGGAGTACCAGTACGCGCAGGGCACCACGACGCTGAGCACCACGGCCTTCTCCGTGTACTCGGCGCGCAGGGGCGTGTGTCAGGACTTCGCGAACGTGTTCATCTGCCTCGCGCGCCTGTTGGGTGTGCCGGCGCGCTACGTGTGCGGCTACCTCTACACGGGCCCCAAGCACGCGAACGCGGTGATGGCGGAGGCCTCCCACGCGTGGGTGCAGGTCTATCTGCCGGAGGTCGGCTGGAAGGGCTTCGACCCCACGAACGGCATCCTCACGCAGACGCACCACGTGCGCGTGGCGGTGGGTCGCCAGTACTCCGACGCGACCCCCACGACGGGCACCATCTACCTGGGCGGTGGGGGAGAGAAGCTGGAGGTGCTGGTCCGCTGCGAGCCGGTGTCTCCGGAGGGGCAGTAG
- a CDS encoding AfsA-related hotdog domain-containing protein, whose product MDSDSSHPERRVRVASPEAVPFLLVPEPLLPDVEHPCRIPVKDVEEAEFLAAVLQEHCGLYLGTRASEFPALADWADATPLGVRVGDAWKRDPPENVSALLSRIPVRNPVSEGRQAFSEAEQARPLARIDPVLVHKRDPANVLLANACRVGALQQFNCFTESPEFIFDHPSGHVQGMLLTELARQASIAAIHGVGLPLDWSLIMTRLSLEFRRFVRNDVPIIIRTFVSFRLPEWAEPVRSVGKRSRMWIAVQGWQEDTFCFSGLIGALSAKEAS is encoded by the coding sequence ATGGATTCCGATTCAAGCCATCCCGAGCGGCGCGTGCGGGTGGCGTCGCCGGAGGCCGTTCCCTTCCTGCTCGTCCCCGAGCCCCTTCTCCCGGACGTCGAGCACCCCTGTCGCATCCCGGTGAAGGACGTGGAGGAGGCGGAGTTCCTGGCCGCCGTGCTTCAGGAGCACTGCGGCCTCTACCTGGGCACGCGCGCCTCCGAATTCCCCGCCCTGGCCGACTGGGCGGACGCCACGCCGCTGGGCGTGCGCGTGGGCGACGCCTGGAAGCGGGACCCGCCGGAGAACGTCTCCGCGCTCCTCTCCCGCATCCCCGTGCGCAACCCCGTCTCCGAGGGCCGGCAGGCCTTCAGTGAAGCGGAGCAGGCCAGGCCGCTGGCGCGCATCGACCCGGTGCTGGTGCACAAGCGTGACCCGGCGAACGTGCTGCTCGCCAACGCGTGCCGGGTGGGCGCGCTCCAGCAGTTCAACTGCTTCACCGAGTCCCCGGAGTTCATCTTCGACCATCCCTCCGGCCACGTGCAGGGCATGCTGCTCACGGAGCTGGCGAGGCAGGCGAGCATCGCGGCCATCCACGGCGTGGGGCTGCCTTTGGACTGGTCGCTCATCATGACGCGACTGTCGTTGGAGTTCCGGCGCTTCGTGCGCAACGACGTGCCCATCATCATCCGCACCTTCGTCAGCTTCCGGCTGCCCGAGTGGGCGGAGCCGGTGCGCAGCGTCGGCAAGCGCAGCCGCATGTGGATCGCCGTGCAGGGCTGGCAGGAGGACACCTTCTGTTTCTCCGGGCTCATTGGCGCGCTGAGCGCGAAGGAGGCGTCATGA
- a CDS encoding methyltransferase family protein gives MKNLHRWMPTLLLVTGVGLLIPLGIRQVLRTPEDTRPIAGLMLGLYLTWMLVESRVTLRETRKPTAERDSATLELYAIARLATILLAVAFPTLELGPAPRALGLFCFIAGVSLRLTAIRTLGKAYSHRVRLPDASLLVTEGVYRKLRHPAYTGMLLAHVGYLLVFPAVVGIAVFALMFIPAVLLRIRHEERLLLGSFPGYAEYAASRKRLVPWVW, from the coding sequence ATGAAGAACCTGCACCGTTGGATGCCCACGCTGCTGCTGGTGACGGGCGTGGGATTGCTCATTCCGTTAGGCATCCGGCAGGTCCTGCGCACGCCGGAGGACACCCGTCCCATCGCGGGCCTGATGCTGGGCCTGTACCTGACGTGGATGCTGGTGGAGAGCCGGGTGACGCTGCGGGAGACGCGCAAGCCCACCGCGGAGCGGGACAGCGCCACGCTGGAGCTGTATGCGATTGCGCGCCTGGCCACCATCCTGCTGGCAGTCGCGTTCCCCACGCTGGAGTTGGGGCCCGCGCCGCGCGCGCTGGGGCTGTTCTGTTTCATCGCCGGGGTGTCGCTGCGGCTCACGGCCATCCGCACGCTGGGGAAGGCCTACTCGCACCGGGTGCGGCTGCCGGACGCGAGCCTGCTCGTCACGGAAGGCGTGTACCGGAAGCTGAGGCACCCGGCGTACACCGGCATGTTGCTGGCGCACGTGGGCTACCTGCTCGTGTTCCCCGCGGTCGTGGGCATCGCGGTGTTCGCGCTGATGTTCATCCCGGCGGTGCTCCTGCGCATCCGGCACGAGGAGCGGCTGCTGTTGGGCTCCTTCCCGGGCTACGCCGAGTACGCGGCGAGCCGCAAGCGGCTGGTCCCATGGGTCTGGTAG
- a CDS encoding NAD-dependent epimerase/dehydratase family protein translates to MGLVAPPGGFGVVLTGATGMVGQAFLRQRGAHPVHALVRSPDGRDFGDGVHVVRGDLHGIPEALFPPYPYVVLHLAMKQRDTNHTGFERTNVDGTRRLLTRLRGDCRGVLLGSSMSVYGPGPHRGVKEEHPLRPITALARSRVAAEDVVTEHAVRTGMHAALLRPRFLLGRGDRFVLPAMVKLLKQGVQVGDDRVGCSVIDVDDLARILWRLASRMVETPHPEQQALNVAYARPLLRGEFLGTVAQRLGLERPAVKVRVPGALLRVMREVPSRRARAMAERLELLTHSQCLDVSRLVKVLGPEDLLSRSPVEALRSALNDFPS, encoded by the coding sequence ATGGGTCTGGTAGCGCCGCCCGGAGGCTTCGGCGTCGTGCTCACGGGCGCGACCGGAATGGTGGGGCAGGCCTTCCTGCGCCAGCGAGGAGCGCATCCCGTGCACGCGCTGGTGCGCTCACCGGACGGTCGTGACTTTGGAGACGGCGTGCATGTCGTGCGGGGAGACCTGCACGGCATCCCGGAGGCGCTGTTTCCTCCGTATCCCTATGTCGTCCTGCACCTGGCCATGAAGCAGCGGGACACCAACCACACGGGCTTTGAGAGGACCAACGTGGATGGCACGCGGCGGCTCCTGACGCGGCTCCGGGGGGACTGCCGGGGCGTCCTGCTCGGCAGCTCCATGTCTGTGTATGGCCCGGGGCCGCACCGGGGCGTGAAGGAGGAGCATCCGCTGCGTCCCATCACCGCGCTGGCCCGTTCGCGCGTGGCGGCGGAGGACGTCGTCACGGAGCACGCGGTGCGGACGGGGATGCATGCGGCGCTGCTCCGGCCGCGTTTCCTCCTCGGGCGCGGGGACCGGTTCGTCCTGCCCGCGATGGTGAAGCTCCTGAAGCAGGGCGTGCAGGTCGGGGACGACAGGGTGGGGTGCTCGGTCATCGATGTGGATGACCTGGCCCGAATCCTCTGGCGGCTCGCGAGCCGGATGGTGGAGACGCCGCATCCCGAACAGCAGGCGCTCAACGTCGCCTATGCACGACCGCTCCTGCGCGGGGAGTTCCTGGGCACGGTGGCACAGCGGCTGGGGCTGGAGCGTCCCGCCGTGAAGGTCCGAGTCCCCGGAGCGCTCCTGCGAGTCATGCGGGAGGTCCCCAGCCGGCGTGCCCGGGCGATGGCGGAGCGTCTGGAGTTGCTGACCCATTCACAGTGTCTGGATGTCTCGCGGCTCGTGAAGGTGCTCGGGCCGGAGGACCTGTTGTCGAGGTCCCCGGTGGAGGCCCTGCGAAGCGCGCTCAATGACTTTCCTTCCTGA
- a CDS encoding PEP/pyruvate-binding domain-containing protein — translation MSSPLPLVSMTEAGDPRHVGQKFARQQHLAKHGFPVPEFFCLTTTMFQEVARPLQSAIDRLTTAVDRTSHQDIRRVAEEIEQLFLQVPLGADREAAILAAFDQTFGKDGMVAVRASVVGRALEESEDSETDPFAGVSSTFLYVRRDTLLDRIRRCWASAYTPEGLIYRLAQGRDVRGLMVAVGVQRMIPGRRSFVAFTCDPKTTERRTLVVAGHGIGEGVVQEKVGVDHYFIHPETGHIDRELGHKADMLCENPAPGGELVRRPVPEPLRDAPCLTDEELKRLAALAKDIEHSFGMPQDIEGTFTEDGTLHVLQARPIAFDFRKIRVWGCGNVSESFPGVTTPLTYSLASYFYEVIFYDLLRRMKGADARALHDQTPAFQNMLGFIDGRVYHSLSNLMHVNGINPFIAATSMRDLEDVLQRDASLVIRLPGHRESFPSTASYAYALGRSALGALSVTATFQRDFEAFEKWWKQTLAGLRALPVEKEDPLVLIHHFRRVWTEVGNWWGLTLINHWYINTCFGLARRLLLKWTGEDPSALLVGLMCGAKPDAGTHALLSAVALAEKVRADAALARRFDEEDAEALWKSIDKGDVPPEFARAFREHLSEYGDRGVQELNVERPNLRDTPWDLVRVVQSYARTSVTREELRASDRARRTEAEAQLGTLLQGHPLKKLAIEQLLEKLRTVIGLREDSRFWRGQLFGFSKQVFAALGQRMAERGVLNAPPDVHYLTMREVLDHFEGRSVTRNLGELTKLRRREQQDNQERQPPRDFTTVGSVADGVPRVVEAASDNASLFKGIGSSAGIVEGNARIVLDPGAVGTLGKDDILIAKETDPGWLFLMLASGGIVVERGSMLSHTAIAGRKFGIPTVVGVANATTRIPDGARVRVDGSTGTVTLVAA, via the coding sequence ATGTCTTCCCCCCTCCCGCTCGTCTCCATGACCGAGGCCGGCGATCCGCGGCACGTCGGCCAGAAGTTCGCGCGCCAGCAGCACCTGGCGAAGCACGGCTTCCCGGTCCCCGAGTTCTTCTGCCTCACCACCACGATGTTCCAGGAGGTGGCGAGGCCCCTCCAGTCCGCCATCGACCGGCTCACCACGGCGGTGGACCGCACCTCCCATCAGGACATCCGCCGCGTCGCGGAGGAGATTGAACAGCTCTTCCTCCAGGTCCCCCTGGGCGCGGACCGCGAGGCCGCCATCCTGGCTGCCTTTGATCAGACCTTCGGCAAGGACGGCATGGTGGCAGTGCGAGCCTCCGTCGTGGGCCGGGCGTTGGAGGAGAGCGAGGATTCGGAGACGGATCCGTTCGCGGGCGTGAGCTCTACGTTCCTCTACGTGCGAAGGGACACGCTGCTGGACCGGATCCGCCGCTGCTGGGCCTCCGCCTACACACCGGAAGGGCTCATCTACCGGCTGGCGCAGGGCCGCGACGTCCGAGGGCTGATGGTGGCGGTGGGCGTGCAGCGGATGATCCCAGGCCGCCGCTCCTTCGTGGCCTTCACCTGCGACCCGAAGACGACCGAGCGGCGCACGCTGGTCGTCGCGGGGCACGGCATCGGCGAGGGCGTGGTCCAGGAGAAGGTGGGCGTGGACCACTACTTCATCCACCCGGAGACGGGGCACATCGACCGGGAGCTGGGACACAAGGCGGACATGCTCTGCGAGAACCCGGCGCCGGGAGGCGAGCTGGTCCGCCGGCCCGTGCCGGAGCCCCTGAGGGACGCGCCGTGCCTCACGGATGAGGAGCTGAAGCGGCTGGCCGCGCTGGCGAAGGACATCGAGCACAGCTTCGGCATGCCCCAGGACATCGAAGGCACGTTCACGGAGGACGGCACGCTGCATGTGTTGCAGGCACGGCCCATCGCCTTCGACTTCCGGAAGATCCGCGTGTGGGGTTGCGGCAACGTGTCGGAGAGCTTCCCGGGCGTCACGACGCCGCTGACGTACTCGCTGGCGAGCTACTTCTACGAGGTCATCTTCTACGACCTGCTGCGCCGCATGAAGGGCGCGGACGCGAGGGCCCTGCACGACCAGACGCCGGCCTTCCAGAACATGCTGGGGTTCATCGACGGGCGCGTCTACCACTCGCTGTCGAACCTGATGCACGTCAACGGCATCAACCCGTTCATCGCGGCCACGTCCATGCGGGACCTGGAGGACGTGCTCCAACGGGACGCATCGCTGGTCATCCGGCTGCCGGGCCACCGTGAGAGCTTCCCCAGCACCGCGAGCTACGCGTACGCGCTGGGCCGTTCGGCGTTGGGAGCGCTGAGCGTCACCGCGACGTTCCAGCGGGACTTCGAAGCGTTCGAGAAGTGGTGGAAGCAGACGCTCGCGGGGCTGCGTGCGTTGCCGGTGGAGAAGGAGGACCCGCTGGTCCTCATCCATCACTTCCGGCGGGTCTGGACGGAGGTGGGGAACTGGTGGGGGCTGACGCTCATCAATCACTGGTACATCAACACCTGCTTCGGGCTGGCGCGAAGGCTGTTGCTCAAGTGGACCGGAGAGGACCCCAGCGCGCTGTTGGTGGGCCTGATGTGCGGGGCGAAGCCGGACGCGGGAACGCACGCGCTGCTCTCCGCGGTGGCGCTCGCGGAGAAGGTGCGCGCGGACGCAGCGCTGGCGAGGCGCTTCGACGAAGAGGACGCGGAAGCCCTCTGGAAGAGCATCGACAAGGGGGACGTGCCACCCGAGTTCGCCCGAGCCTTCCGCGAACACCTGAGCGAGTACGGAGACCGGGGCGTCCAGGAGCTGAACGTGGAGCGCCCGAACCTGCGGGACACGCCCTGGGACCTGGTGCGGGTCGTCCAGTCCTACGCGCGCACGTCCGTCACGCGAGAGGAGCTGAGGGCGTCAGACAGGGCCAGGCGCACGGAGGCGGAAGCGCAGCTAGGCACACTCCTCCAGGGGCATCCGCTGAAGAAGCTGGCCATCGAGCAGTTGCTGGAGAAACTGCGGACGGTGATCGGCCTGCGAGAGGACAGCCGGTTCTGGAGAGGCCAGCTCTTCGGTTTCAGCAAGCAGGTGTTCGCGGCGCTGGGACAGCGGATGGCGGAGCGGGGCGTGCTGAATGCACCGCCGGACGTGCATTACCTAACGATGCGAGAGGTCCTGGACCACTTCGAGGGCCGCAGCGTCACGAGGAACCTGGGCGAGCTCACGAAGCTGCGCAGGCGAGAGCAGCAGGACAACCAGGAGCGCCAACCGCCGCGAGACTTCACGACGGTGGGCAGCGTGGCGGACGGCGTCCCCAGGGTGGTGGAGGCCGCGAGCGACAATGCCTCGCTGTTCAAGGGAATCGGTTCAAGCGCGGGAATTGTAGAGGGCAACGCACGCATCGTGCTGGACCCGGGTGCAGTGGGCACGCTGGGCAAGGACGACATTCTCATCGCGAAGGAGACGGACCCCGGCTGGCTGTTCCTGATGCTGGCGTCCGGAGGCATCGTCGTGGAGCGAGGAAGCATGCTCTCGCACACAGCCATCGCGGGCCGGAAGTTCGGAATCCCCACGGTGGTGGGCGTGGCGAACGCGACGACGAGAATCCCTGATGGAGCCAGGGTCCGGGTGGATGGTTCCACGGGGACGGTCACGCTGGTGGCGGCATGA
- a CDS encoding glycoside hydrolase family 43 protein, translating to MTSPRRCALGAFVVCFSIPMFAGAAPRPVFAPGGGGFADPTVVSHNDQFYGMSTGGLVPSAQGNIGTGPWAAEGPALTAKPSWATSGVMWAPDLERISGNEWVIYFAAPVDGLDDNQRCIGAATASSPLGPFTPVSGGPLVCPGLANTPAPDDNVPGRPLTNAGVIDPSGFKDSDGTRFLLYKTQQLPSSLRIVRLNAAGTHVASGATSRQLLRSDRIVENPVLVKRAGDYILFASRGPYNKCTYETIWMRAQGLGTNAFNTVTQHLLLTDGNTGGVCGPGGADIAAALDGGQRIFFHGWLCGSDPCPVNFDAQTDDGGRRGMYLGVLGWDSNDNPVVNKFLSPE from the coding sequence ATGACGTCACCCCGCCGTTGCGCCCTTGGCGCGTTCGTTGTCTGCTTCAGCATCCCCATGTTCGCGGGTGCTGCGCCCCGGCCCGTGTTCGCTCCGGGCGGCGGCGGGTTCGCCGACCCGACGGTGGTCAGCCACAACGACCAGTTCTACGGCATGTCGACGGGCGGCCTTGTTCCATCGGCCCAGGGCAACATCGGCACAGGTCCCTGGGCGGCGGAAGGGCCGGCCCTGACGGCGAAGCCTTCGTGGGCCACGAGCGGCGTCATGTGGGCCCCGGACCTGGAGCGGATCAGCGGGAACGAGTGGGTGATCTACTTCGCCGCTCCCGTGGACGGACTGGACGACAACCAGCGCTGCATCGGGGCGGCCACCGCCAGTTCGCCGCTGGGGCCGTTCACTCCGGTCTCGGGCGGGCCGCTGGTCTGTCCGGGACTGGCGAATACGCCTGCCCCGGATGACAACGTGCCGGGCCGTCCGCTGACGAACGCCGGTGTCATCGACCCGTCTGGCTTCAAGGACAGCGATGGCACGCGCTTCCTGCTCTACAAGACGCAGCAGTTGCCCTCGTCGCTGCGCATCGTCCGGCTCAATGCGGCGGGTACGCACGTGGCCAGCGGCGCGACCAGCCGGCAGTTGCTGCGCTCGGACCGCATCGTGGAGAACCCGGTCCTGGTGAAGCGCGCTGGGGACTACATCCTGTTCGCCTCGCGTGGGCCGTACAACAAGTGCACCTACGAAACCATCTGGATGCGGGCACAGGGCCTGGGCACGAATGCCTTTAATACCGTCACGCAGCACCTGCTGCTCACGGACGGCAACACCGGTGGCGTGTGCGGTCCTGGCGGCGCGGACATCGCCGCGGCGCTCGACGGCGGACAGCGCATCTTCTTCCACGGCTGGCTGTGCGGCAGCGATCCCTGCCCGGTGAACTTCGACGCGCAGACCGACGACGGAGGCCGCCGGGGCATGTACCTGGGCGTGCTGGGCTGGGACTCCAACGACAACCCGGTCGTGAACAAGTTCCTCAGCCCGGAATGA